Proteins from a single region of Callithrix jacchus isolate 240 chromosome 12, calJac240_pri, whole genome shotgun sequence:
- the CLEC19A gene encoding C-type lectin domain family 19 member A → MQRWTLWAAAFLTLHWAQAFPQTDINISPALPELPQPSLCPLFWMEFKGHCYRFFPLNKTWAEADLYCSEFSVGRKSAKLASIHSWEENVFVYDLVNSCVPGIPADVWTGLHDHRQEGQFEWTDGSSYDYSYWDGSQPDDGIHADPEEEDCVQIWYRPTSALRSWNDNACSRKFPFVCKIPSLAIH, encoded by the exons ATGCAAAGGTGGACACTGTGGGCTGCAGCCTTCCTGACCCTCCACTGGGCACAGGCCTTTCCACAAACAGACATCAATATCAGCCCAG ccctgccagAGCTGCCCCAGCCTTCCCTGTGCCCCCTGTTCTGGATGGAGTTCAAAGGCCACTGCTATCGATTCTTCCCTCTCAATAAGACCTGGGCTGAGGCTGACCTCTACTGTTCTGAGTTCTCTGTGGGCAGGAAATCCGCCAAGCTGGCCTCCATCCACAG CTGGGAGGAGAATGTCTTTGTGTATGACCTCGTGAACAGCTGTGTTCCTGGCATCCCAGCTGACGTCTGGACAGGCCTTCATGATCACAGACAG GAAGGGCAGTTTGAATGGACTGATGGCTCATCCTACGACTACAGCTACTGGGATGGCAGCCAGCCAGATGATGGTATCCATGCGGACCCAGAAGAAGAGGACTGCGTGCAGATATGGTACAGGCCTACCAGTG CTCTGAGGTCATGGAATGATAACGCCTGCAGCCGAAAGTTCCCCTTTGTctgtaaaatcccatctctggcCATTCATTGA